One part of the Chryseobacterium mulctrae genome encodes these proteins:
- a CDS encoding homogentisate 1,2-dioxygenase: protein MRYHQSGNIPQKRHTIFKSPEDKFYYEQLFGTEGFHGISSLLYHVHRPTQIKSIGEPKDVTPKIAVDKNVTPRMFKGMNVTPEDDFMDSRKFLLVNNDLKMGLAKPRKSMDYFYKNAECDELLYVHNGSGTLKSFVGNLEFSFGDYLIIPRGTIYQVELNSDDTVFFVVESHSPIYTPKRYRNEFGQLLEHSPFCERDIIAPTFVEPKDEKGEFLIKVKKENQITDFIYATHPFDVVGWDGYFYPYKFNIKNFEPITGRIHQPPPVHQTFEAHNFVVCSFCARMYDYHPMAIPAPYNHSNIDSDEVLFYTEGDFMSRNHIDLMDFTLHPGGIVHGPHPGAMERSIGKKFTEEYAVMVDPFRPLKITEEAMKVEDPSYKTSWLESEDHSLEDRSQE from the coding sequence ATGAGATACCATCAGTCGGGAAATATCCCTCAAAAAAGGCATACAATTTTCAAATCTCCTGAAGACAAATTCTACTATGAGCAACTTTTCGGAACGGAAGGTTTTCATGGAATTTCTTCTTTGCTATATCACGTTCATCGCCCTACTCAAATCAAATCGATTGGCGAACCGAAAGATGTGACTCCGAAAATTGCCGTAGACAAAAACGTAACTCCAAGAATGTTTAAAGGAATGAATGTAACTCCTGAAGACGATTTTATGGACAGCCGAAAGTTTCTTTTGGTGAATAATGACCTGAAAATGGGATTGGCGAAACCGAGAAAATCAATGGATTATTTCTACAAAAACGCTGAGTGTGATGAACTTTTGTACGTTCATAACGGAAGCGGAACTTTGAAATCTTTTGTGGGAAATCTTGAATTTTCTTTTGGTGATTATCTGATTATTCCCAGAGGAACGATTTATCAGGTTGAATTAAATTCTGACGACACGGTATTTTTCGTTGTCGAAAGTCACTCACCGATTTATACTCCAAAAAGATATAGAAACGAATTTGGACAGCTTTTGGAGCATTCTCCATTCTGTGAAAGAGATATCATCGCTCCGACTTTTGTTGAACCAAAAGACGAAAAAGGAGAATTTTTAATTAAAGTAAAAAAAGAAAACCAGATCACCGATTTCATTTATGCAACGCATCCATTCGATGTTGTTGGTTGGGACGGTTATTTTTATCCTTATAAATTCAATATCAAAAACTTCGAACCCATTACAGGAAGAATCCACCAACCGCCACCAGTTCACCAGACTTTTGAGGCACACAACTTTGTAGTTTGTTCGTTCTGTGCAAGAATGTATGATTATCATCCGATGGCAATTCCTGCACCTTACAATCACTCGAATATCGATTCTGACGAAGTATTATTTTATACAGAAGGTGATTTTATGAGCCGTAATCATATCGATTTAATGGATTTCACCCTTCATCCGGGAGGAATTGTTCACGGACCGCATCCTGGAGCAATGGAAAGAAGTATCGGTAAAAAATTCACCGAAGAATACGCAGTAATGGTAGACCCTTTCCGTCCTTTGAAAATTACTGAAGAAGCGATGAAAGTAGAAGACCCGTCTTACAAAACTTCATGGCTGGAAAGCGAAGATCACAGTCTGGAAGATCGTTCACAGGAATAA
- a CDS encoding TonB-dependent receptor plug domain-containing protein yields MKRILFSAVFLSSFCFAQETDSLDLNKTQKTDSVKISEKKEIKTKDIDDVVITGTIKPISKSKSPVAVEIYSQKFFQKNPTPNVFEAIAMVNGVKPQLNCSVCNTGDIHINGLEGPYTMILIDGMPIVSSLSTVYGLSGIPNSLIDRIEVVKGPASSLYGSEAMGGVINIITKNALTAPKLSVDLMTTSWAENNVDLSTKFNVSEKIASLLSLNYFNSTKRFDENKDNFTDAALQNRISIFNKWNFKRKENRQASFALRYLYEDRFGGEMQWNKSYRGSDEVYGESIYTNRVEAFGAYQWPMKENIVTQFSYNFHDQNSFYGTNPFEATQKVAFAQTYWDKKLGNHDLILGVTFKRTFYDDNTPGTLSGDGLTNEPMKSPILGAFIQDQWEINDKNTLLLGYRFDYDKIHHAVHSPRFAWKFSPNPYHTLRFNFGTGFRVVNLFTEDHAALTGSRDVVIQSNLKPEKSVNGNLNYVWKIPVGDKLINLDASAFYTYFSNKIVGDFDTDPEKIIYDNLNGYGISRGASMNIDYSFNFPLSVNFGVTYLDVYQKFDGETEKSQQLHAPKWSGTYNLTYKFPSNLTIDFTGQFYGPMRLPVLPNDYRPEYSPFYNLANIQVSKSFKSGFEVYCGIKNLFNFTPKDPLMRPFDPFDKNVGDPISNPNRYTFDTTYGYAPMQKIRGFLGVKYILK; encoded by the coding sequence ATGAAGCGAATATTATTTTCTGCAGTTTTTTTATCGTCGTTTTGTTTCGCTCAGGAAACAGACAGTTTAGATTTAAATAAAACTCAAAAAACCGATTCTGTTAAGATTTCTGAGAAGAAAGAAATCAAAACAAAAGATATCGATGATGTTGTAATTACCGGAACAATAAAGCCAATCAGCAAGTCGAAAAGTCCAGTTGCAGTGGAAATTTACAGTCAGAAATTTTTCCAGAAAAATCCAACTCCGAATGTTTTTGAAGCGATTGCAATGGTAAACGGCGTAAAACCTCAGTTGAATTGTTCGGTTTGTAATACAGGAGATATTCACATCAACGGTTTGGAAGGACCTTACACAATGATTTTGATTGACGGAATGCCGATTGTGAGCTCACTTTCTACAGTCTACGGTTTGAGTGGAATTCCGAATAGTTTAATTGACAGAATTGAAGTAGTAAAAGGTCCGGCTTCGTCACTTTATGGCTCTGAAGCGATGGGTGGAGTCATCAATATTATTACTAAAAATGCTTTGACAGCTCCGAAATTGAGTGTCGATTTAATGACAACAAGCTGGGCTGAAAATAATGTCGATTTGTCTACGAAATTTAATGTGTCTGAAAAAATAGCTTCATTATTAAGTTTAAATTATTTTAATTCGACCAAAAGATTCGACGAAAATAAAGACAATTTCACCGATGCAGCGTTACAAAATAGAATTTCAATTTTCAATAAATGGAATTTCAAAAGAAAAGAAAATCGACAGGCAAGTTTTGCGTTAAGGTATTTGTATGAAGACCGTTTTGGAGGAGAAATGCAGTGGAATAAATCGTATCGTGGAAGCGATGAGGTTTATGGTGAAAGTATTTATACGAACCGGGTAGAAGCTTTTGGAGCTTATCAATGGCCGATGAAAGAAAATATTGTGACGCAGTTTTCTTACAATTTTCATGACCAGAATTCTTTTTACGGAACCAATCCTTTTGAAGCGACTCAAAAAGTAGCTTTTGCACAAACGTATTGGGATAAAAAACTAGGAAATCATGATTTGATCTTAGGCGTGACTTTCAAAAGAACTTTTTATGATGACAACACGCCCGGAACTTTATCCGGTGATGGATTGACAAATGAGCCAATGAAATCACCAATTTTAGGCGCTTTTATTCAGGACCAATGGGAAATAAATGATAAAAATACTTTGTTGTTAGGTTACCGATTTGATTACGATAAAATACATCATGCTGTACATTCACCGCGTTTTGCATGGAAGTTTTCCCCGAATCCTTATCATACTTTGCGTTTCAATTTCGGGACAGGTTTCAGAGTTGTCAATTTATTTACAGAAGACCATGCTGCTTTGACGGGTTCTCGAGATGTTGTGATTCAGTCTAATTTAAAACCCGAAAAATCGGTTAATGGAAACCTGAATTATGTCTGGAAAATTCCTGTTGGTGACAAGTTGATTAATTTGGATGCTTCAGCGTTTTATACTTATTTCAGCAATAAAATTGTCGGCGATTTTGATACGGATCCTGAGAAAATTATTTATGATAACCTTAATGGTTACGGAATTTCAAGAGGAGCATCAATGAATATAGATTATAGTTTTAATTTTCCATTAAGTGTGAATTTTGGCGTTACCTATTTAGATGTATACCAAAAATTTGATGGCGAAACTGAAAAATCCCAACAACTTCATGCCCCAAAATGGAGTGGAACATATAATCTAACATATAAATTTCCGAGTAATTTGACGATAGATTTTACAGGACAATTTTACGGACCGATGCGATTGCCGGTTTTACCGAATGATTACCGACCGGAATATTCTCCGTTTTATAATCTTGCGAATATTCAGGTTTCGAAAAGTTTTAAATCCGGATTTGAAGTGTATTGCGGAATTAAAAATCTATTCAATTTCACCCCAAAAGATCCTTTGATGCGACCGTTTGACCCGTTTGATAAAAATGTTGGCGACCCAATCTCTAATCCGAATCGATATACCTTTGATACGACGTACGGATATGCTCCAATGCAGAAAATCAGAGGTTTTTTAGGCGTGAAATATATTTTAAAGTAA
- a CDS encoding thioredoxin family protein, with the protein MKNLTIFLFLMLVPSFCLSQMKSGTFSDWEIQQQKEAKPTIIHIYTDWCAICKIESFQLNKDKELVEMINENFDFINFEAEKTKEKIIFQGKEFNYLPNGNSGIHELVLALSKNKNQPVYPLWIILNENQELVYYHEGQFKPEKMKKKLNEILKL; encoded by the coding sequence ATGAAAAACTTAACGATATTTTTATTTTTAATGTTGGTGCCGAGTTTTTGTCTTTCACAGATGAAAAGCGGCACTTTTTCGGATTGGGAAATTCAGCAACAGAAAGAAGCAAAACCTACAATTATTCATATTTATACCGATTGGTGCGCCATCTGCAAGATTGAATCTTTTCAATTAAATAAAGATAAAGAATTGGTTGAAATGATCAATGAGAATTTTGATTTCATCAATTTTGAAGCTGAAAAAACAAAAGAAAAAATCATTTTTCAAGGGAAAGAATTCAATTATTTACCCAACGGAAACTCTGGAATTCATGAATTGGTTTTGGCTTTATCTAAAAATAAAAATCAACCTGTTTACCCATTGTGGATTATTTTAAATGAAAATCAGGAGTTGGTGTATTATCATGAAGGACAATTTAAGCCTGAAAAAATGAAGAAAAAATTAAATGAAATTTTAAAACTTTAA
- a CDS encoding cupin domain-containing protein produces MNKIPRRIVTGIENGKSTIIEDQPIENVVEHLPGLIISDIWNTQKMPANLDFETQIPNTGFPQTPKNGTYFRYVFIPPDKDLGVEFKVGEPHPMMHQTQTLDYIIILSGELYLIMEEGETLLKAGDIVIQRGTNHAWSNRSDEACIQLAVLIDAE; encoded by the coding sequence ATGAATAAAATACCAAGAAGAATTGTAACAGGAATTGAGAACGGAAAATCAACTATCATCGAAGATCAACCAATTGAAAATGTTGTAGAACATCTTCCGGGCTTGATCATTTCAGACATTTGGAATACTCAGAAAATGCCAGCAAATTTAGATTTTGAAACTCAAATTCCTAATACAGGATTTCCGCAAACACCGAAAAATGGAACGTACTTCAGATATGTTTTCATTCCGCCTGACAAAGATTTGGGAGTGGAATTTAAAGTTGGAGAACCTCATCCAATGATGCACCAAACTCAGACTTTAGATTATATCATTATACTTTCCGGAGAATTGTATTTAATTATGGAAGAAGGAGAAACACTGTTGAAAGCCGGAGATATTGTTATCCAAAGAGGAACCAATCACGCCTGGAGCAATCGTTCTGATGAAGCTTGCATTCAATTGGCGGTGTTGATCGATGCAGAATAA
- a CDS encoding quinone oxidoreductase family protein, translated as MKVVILNKNLQLEDGFVEKPEPKSNEVLIQIKASGFNPIDYQMLENELERKLISSPILGRELSGIIVDKGNDVTQFNIGDKVFCGSGSMGSNGTYAEFIAVPEAIVALKPKNISFEQVAAIPSVGMTALQIFNRLKLNQNDPVFITGAVGGVGSFLIKLLLAHNFHNITATVGTEENRNILLKMGLKDHQIINYKNENLVENILNANNNHFFDVGIDLVGNYMSEITAQVLQINGTYVDVTALTHKQSRETLFNKGNIIMNISNYAYAMTQNYQYYQNSLNEISRLIENEIITPPNYKHLGSLSLETVLKAHSMLKNNQTQGNKLIMTHE; from the coding sequence ATGAAAGTAGTTATTTTAAATAAAAATTTACAATTGGAAGATGGCTTTGTTGAAAAACCTGAACCAAAAAGTAACGAAGTTTTAATACAAATTAAAGCAAGTGGTTTCAATCCGATCGATTATCAAATGCTGGAAAACGAGTTGGAAAGAAAGCTCATCAGTTCCCCAATTTTAGGACGTGAACTTTCAGGAATCATTGTCGACAAAGGCAATGATGTTACTCAATTCAATATTGGAGATAAAGTTTTTTGTGGAAGTGGCTCTATGGGAAGCAACGGAACTTATGCAGAATTTATCGCTGTTCCAGAAGCAATTGTAGCCTTGAAACCTAAAAATATTTCTTTTGAACAAGTAGCTGCAATTCCGTCAGTTGGAATGACTGCTTTACAGATCTTCAATCGTTTAAAGCTTAACCAAAATGACCCTGTATTCATTACAGGAGCCGTTGGCGGTGTCGGTTCTTTTTTAATTAAACTTTTATTGGCTCATAATTTCCATAACATCACTGCAACAGTCGGAACTGAAGAAAACAGAAATATTCTACTGAAAATGGGATTGAAAGACCATCAAATAATTAATTATAAAAATGAAAATCTGGTCGAAAATATTCTCAATGCCAATAACAATCATTTTTTTGATGTTGGAATTGATCTGGTTGGAAATTATATGTCAGAAATCACGGCACAAGTTCTACAAATCAATGGAACTTATGTCGATGTAACAGCATTGACTCATAAACAATCGCGCGAAACGCTTTTCAATAAAGGAAATATAATCATGAATATTTCAAATTATGCATATGCAATGACCCAAAATTATCAATATTATCAAAACAGTTTAAATGAAATTTCAAGATTGATTGAAAACGAAATCATCACTCCTCCTAATTATAAACATTTAGGAAGTCTTTCTCTGGAAACAGTCTTGAAAGCTCATTCGATGCTAAAAAACAATCAAACCCAAGGAAATAAATTAATAATGACTCATGAATAA
- a CDS encoding winged helix-turn-helix transcriptional regulator, whose translation MAKIIENGVEREANCTEELFAMRDSLDVLGGKWKLMILRYLTNRTDQNIHFKKLERGIEGISAKMLSKELKGLEINLLITRTIQDTKPITVTYAVTEYGKSVFPVTETLVNWGLIHREKIKESMSS comes from the coding sequence ATGGCAAAGATCATAGAAAACGGAGTAGAAAGGGAAGCGAATTGTACAGAAGAACTATTCGCAATGCGCGACAGTCTGGATGTTTTAGGTGGGAAATGGAAGTTGATGATTCTACGGTATTTAACCAATCGTACAGATCAAAATATTCATTTCAAAAAGCTGGAACGAGGAATTGAGGGAATTTCTGCAAAAATGCTGAGCAAAGAATTGAAAGGACTGGAAATAAATTTATTGATCACCCGAACGATTCAGGATACAAAACCAATCACCGTAACATATGCTGTTACAGAATATGGGAAATCTGTTTTTCCGGTTACCGAAACTTTGGTGAATTGGGGATTGATTCACCGTGAAAAAATTAAGGAATCGATGAGCTCTTGA
- a CDS encoding glycine betaine ABC transporter substrate-binding protein, translating to MKRINYILLLTSVLILGVFNSCKNIKNSKYINIGMVDGWAEDVAMTHVVKAILDEQGYHVVIQKASTDMILASMNNEDTDLFLGVWLPYTHASKIAKFPELTNLGTNYDNGKIGLVVPDYIPIKSIEELPKYEEKFKNRIIGIEKGAGMTAATDRAIIDYKLNYRQINSSTIAMITELQNAIKRKEWIVVAGWQPHWMFGKMKLKFLEDPKKTFGEAEKIKTYSRKSFGKDHPELTQFFSKMYFDDQTMTDLLTKMENSKNKETTAKEWVKDHSELVNYWLDKN from the coding sequence ATGAAAAGAATAAATTATATATTATTACTTACTTCTGTTCTCATTTTAGGAGTATTTAATTCTTGTAAAAACATAAAAAATTCCAAATACATCAACATTGGAATGGTTGATGGTTGGGCAGAAGACGTCGCAATGACACACGTTGTAAAAGCTATTTTGGATGAACAGGGTTATCATGTTGTCATTCAGAAAGCTTCCACAGATATGATTTTAGCTTCAATGAATAACGAAGACACAGACCTTTTTCTGGGAGTTTGGTTACCTTATACTCATGCAAGTAAAATAGCTAAGTTCCCGGAGTTGACCAACCTTGGAACAAATTACGACAACGGAAAGATCGGTTTAGTAGTTCCCGATTATATTCCCATAAAATCTATTGAAGAATTACCAAAATATGAGGAAAAATTCAAAAATAGGATCATCGGTATAGAAAAAGGAGCCGGAATGACCGCTGCAACAGACAGAGCCATTATTGATTACAAATTAAATTATAGACAGATCAATTCTTCTACAATCGCTATGATTACCGAACTTCAGAATGCAATAAAACGTAAAGAATGGATCGTTGTTGCAGGATGGCAACCTCACTGGATGTTTGGCAAAATGAAATTAAAATTTCTCGAAGACCCCAAAAAAACATTTGGGGAAGCAGAAAAAATTAAAACGTACAGCAGAAAAAGTTTTGGAAAAGATCATCCTGAATTAACGCAGTTCTTTTCTAAAATGTATTTTGATGACCAAACCATGACTGATCTTTTGACTAAAATGGAAAACAGCAAGAACAAAGAAACTACAGCTAAGGAATGGGTTAAAGACCATTCTGAACTCGTCAATTACTGGTTGGATAAAAACTGA